One Rhodothermaceae bacterium genomic window carries:
- a CDS encoding 3'(2'),5'-bisphosphate nucleotidase yields the protein MLNDSYSIELQTVHAALSEAALLCRSVQERVAITKGDRSPVTIADFGSQALVCRTLREVFPDDPIIAEEDSTLLRSDVQSELRETLGKHLEVIRPGTSMKSALKWIDYGNTETYSDRFWTLDPIDGTKGFLRKEHFAVALALIIEGKVAVAGLACPNLDHNIFLAAKGFGARRGEFPLRVSTTEDLEHARICESVESGHSAHQDVERVVGHLGITAKRKRLDSQAKYAVVASGDAEIYMRLPTRGDYIERIWDHAAGALLLTEAGGKVTDCTGKELDFSCGKGLEHNCGIIGTNGKIHGEIIEALKTLNLGQSLQE from the coding sequence ATGCTGAATGATTCGTATTCAATAGAGCTTCAGACCGTGCACGCCGCACTTTCCGAGGCAGCACTATTGTGCCGATCTGTTCAGGAGCGGGTTGCCATTACAAAAGGGGATCGGAGTCCCGTGACAATCGCAGACTTTGGAAGCCAGGCGTTGGTATGCCGGACTCTCCGTGAAGTGTTTCCGGATGATCCGATCATTGCAGAAGAGGACAGTACGCTTTTGAGGTCAGATGTACAGTCAGAGCTTCGAGAAACCTTAGGAAAGCATCTCGAAGTGATTCGCCCTGGCACTTCAATGAAGAGTGCTCTGAAATGGATTGACTATGGTAATACGGAGACGTATTCTGACCGATTCTGGACTCTGGATCCCATAGATGGTACGAAAGGGTTCTTGCGGAAGGAGCATTTTGCCGTAGCTCTGGCCCTGATTATTGAGGGGAAAGTGGCAGTCGCTGGGCTTGCGTGCCCAAATCTGGACCATAATATTTTTCTGGCTGCGAAGGGATTCGGTGCAAGGCGGGGAGAATTTCCCCTCCGTGTGAGCACAACTGAGGATCTGGAGCATGCCCGAATTTGCGAAAGTGTAGAGTCTGGCCACAGTGCACACCAAGATGTGGAGAGGGTTGTTGGACACCTTGGGATCACCGCAAAACGGAAGCGATTGGACAGCCAAGCAAAATATGCTGTCGTCGCAAGTGGCGACGCAGAAATCTATATGCGCCTACCTACACGCGGGGACTATATAGAACGTATTTGGGATCACGCAGCGGGCGCCCTTTTGCTGACGGAAGCAGGGGGGAAAGTAACAGATTGTACGGGTAAAGAATTGGATTTTTCCTGCGGAAAGGGTCTCGAACACAACTGCGGAATCATCGGGACTAATGGTAAAATCCATGGAGAAATAATCGAAGCCCTGAAGACTCTAAACCTAGGTCAGTCTCTTCAAGAATAG
- a CDS encoding type I restriction enzyme HsdR N-terminal domain-containing protein, with translation MEQLNLPPYNYEVRNQAGRRVILDPVRKRFVPLTPEEWVRQHFVQYLIRNLDVPPGLVGIEVAIPIQDRHYRADIVIYDRRIEPVMVVECKRPSVQLSQDTFNQIGHYNATLKVPYLVITNGMQHYCCMVDHVHRSYHFLDKIPSYRTMILPINHAE, from the coding sequence ATGGAGCAACTAAACCTGCCACCTTATAACTATGAGGTACGTAATCAGGCCGGGCGCAGAGTAATTTTGGACCCGGTTCGGAAACGCTTTGTGCCGTTGACTCCCGAGGAATGGGTACGCCAACACTTTGTCCAGTATCTCATCAGGAATTTGGATGTTCCACCCGGATTGGTAGGCATTGAGGTAGCGATCCCGATACAGGATCGTCACTACCGGGCAGATATCGTCATCTATGATCGACGAATTGAGCCGGTAATGGTTGTTGAATGTAAAAGGCCGTCCGTTCAACTCAGCCAAGATACGTTTAATCAGATTGGGCATTACAACGCCACACTGAAGGTCCCCTATCTGGTGATTACCAATGGCATGCAGCATTATTGCTGCATGGTTGATCATGTCCATCGCTCCTATCATTTCTTAGACAAAATTCCATCTTATAGAACTATGATTCTGCCAATCAATCATGCTGAATGA
- a CDS encoding sulfatase yields the protein MNRHRIAFLIVVLTTIGCQPASDTPNVILIITDDQGWVDLGSYGSDVLSTPHLDALAANGLRFTDFYTAAASCSPSRAAFLTGMYPQRIGIPGVLMPQSRRGLHPDERTLAEMLKDLGYATAIYGKWHLGHDSLHLPLQHGFDEYFGIPYSNDMTPDAIKNPNPPARQHPPIPLVEDYKTIELEPDQSQLTRRYTERAMDFIDANYDTSFFLYLPHTFPHVPLFVSDAFEGQSGAGLYADVIMEIDWSVGQIMEALKRHDLIENTLIIFSSDNGPWLIKGDHSGHVGPLREGKGTTFEGGHRVPLLVSWPGVIAPGVTDAMVSAIDVMPTIAAFTGAPPGPFPFDGQSLVSVIHGGASPHEALFFYQGHQLHAVRSGRWKLHVPHHYRSIHGATLSTPTFQGAYRQDSIGLSLFDLQSDIGETTNLADSHPGVVDRLLGYVNTMREDLGDRLTDTVGSGRRPPLVLE from the coding sequence ATGAATCGTCACCGCATTGCCTTTCTAATTGTGGTATTGACCACGATCGGCTGCCAACCTGCCTCCGATACCCCCAACGTAATCTTGATCATCACGGACGATCAGGGATGGGTAGATCTTGGCAGCTATGGGTCAGATGTTCTGTCAACTCCGCACCTTGACGCATTGGCTGCCAATGGTCTTCGTTTTACGGATTTCTATACGGCTGCCGCTTCCTGCTCTCCATCCAGAGCCGCCTTTCTCACGGGGATGTATCCGCAACGGATCGGTATTCCCGGAGTCTTGATGCCACAGTCCAGACGCGGTCTGCATCCAGACGAACGAACTCTGGCAGAAATGCTCAAAGATTTGGGCTACGCCACTGCGATCTACGGTAAATGGCACTTGGGCCATGACTCTCTACACCTACCTCTACAACACGGTTTCGATGAGTACTTTGGAATCCCGTACTCCAACGACATGACGCCGGATGCAATAAAGAATCCCAATCCACCTGCCAGACAGCACCCGCCGATCCCACTCGTTGAAGACTACAAGACCATTGAGCTGGAACCGGACCAATCTCAACTGACCCGGCGCTATACCGAGCGTGCAATGGACTTCATAGATGCCAATTATGATACCTCTTTCTTTCTGTATCTCCCTCACACGTTCCCGCATGTTCCGCTTTTTGTTTCAGACGCCTTCGAGGGGCAATCCGGCGCCGGGCTTTATGCAGATGTGATTATGGAAATCGACTGGTCAGTAGGTCAGATCATGGAGGCGCTCAAGCGGCATGACCTGATTGAAAATACGCTCATCATCTTTTCGTCAGACAATGGCCCGTGGCTCATCAAGGGAGACCACAGCGGACATGTTGGCCCACTGCGCGAGGGAAAAGGGACCACGTTTGAAGGAGGACACCGGGTGCCCCTGCTGGTGTCCTGGCCCGGTGTAATCGCGCCAGGTGTCACTGATGCCATGGTTTCGGCAATAGATGTGATGCCAACTATCGCAGCATTTACCGGGGCACCACCCGGACCATTTCCATTTGATGGGCAATCATTGGTCAGCGTTATCCATGGGGGTGCGTCTCCACATGAGGCACTGTTCTTCTACCAGGGACACCAACTTCATGCAGTTCGATCCGGCCGGTGGAAATTGCATGTGCCGCATCACTACCGGAGCATCCATGGTGCAACGCTTTCAACACCGACCTTCCAGGGAGCCTATCGGCAGGATTCGATCGGGTTATCGTTGTTTGACCTGCAGTCAGATATTGGAGAAACGACCAACCTCGCTGATTCTCATCCAGGTGTCGTGGATAGACTCCTTGGGTATGTGAACACTATGCGAGAGGATCTGGGGGATAGACTTACAGATACCGTGGGGAGTGGCCGCCGTCCACCACTGGTCTTGGAATAG
- a CDS encoding c-type cytochrome: protein MKNLFPIIVVALAGCTSSVTEISRLRALKTDDQVIVLNDVRGDTALVVQSAQDFRPFLHPILTPDGATSVTQFSPDHHRHQTGLYWGFTRLNGRDYFHHPEGDYWQRDTVIVTRAAGDTIGWATVYDLLDENGNPVLQETQNWTMYETDSTVVLDLTWTGKAINDVLVGKYDYSGLFLRMPWAPGMEGRAVNAARQRNHFAEGQRAMWMDVGLALPGREDMAHVAIFDHPDNADFPQPWRVDGQLGVGPVRARLGNWTIEAGNTETIRHRLLVYTGEMSDITMRAKWEDYADRSGAMYSTASLWGLAQQEAREAEFLTPVAAAEMMTLKEGYEVNAWAGEPLLTQPMAFAWDDKGRLWIAENRDYESRQTGFSGSGDSRIVILEDTDRDGTADVRKVFMEGIAFPSALAVGFGGVFLGAPPHLLFIPDLNGDDRADVNDIEIRLTGWGIRDRHETINSFHWGPDGWLYGLEGFATSSVIRKPGPEAQLYGHKDAFPEDLLEADGVEINGGVWRYHPIKDKFETVAHGFSNPWGIDYDAHGELFISACVIPHVFHVTPGGIYMRQGGTHLNPHIYEDIAPIVDHRHRSAHGGARIYQSDAFAPEETGRLFMANIHEHAVLSDVLHPSRSGFIASHGDEFMMAHNAQWVGFSMEIGPEGALYVLDWHDADICGGDVLDKDTGRIFRITPSESHAVEWDGRYGDLRQLSDLELAELQDSRSDWHARRARVILQYRASVRVLDASALTHLNTLYETGATTPLRLRALWSLYITGNFSLESLSDALQDREPYIRAWGVRLITEQDAIDPEVLLTLEELAERENSPVVRKYLAAMLQRIPNEGRWPIIEALMNYPEDGEDPNIPTLLWTGFEPLVTEAPERALLLIEDANDYPKMTEFVGRRLVGAGHMSPLLAALHASRNEHLLRGMLAGLEGAGDIEAPKDWDRTYRRLRRKRETRVLATTVAQLFGDAEAERALMTEVMNASLSSERRIAALTALAPSQPDALREALFELINDPNMRTASIQAVAAFNDEELGQLVLSMYVDATPYDKEAIIQTMASRPVYGWMLVESLRDGSIQRNDIPVWIARQMRRVVGSGFVEIWGPIDEIPGDKAAAYARYHTLVTSGMAADAANGQTVFAQACGACHQMNGVGGLIGPDLTGSNRTDVDYLLSNLIYPDEFIQDDYRMVLATTRGGRTYVGTMVGESDRQVILRPIGQKDVVLNRTEIQSLEVSEESLMPEELLSVLSDKEIQDLFAYLRTAEASAQ, encoded by the coding sequence ATGAAAAACCTGTTTCCAATAATAGTTGTTGCCCTTGCGGGCTGCACATCCAGTGTAACCGAGATTTCTCGCCTGAGGGCATTAAAAACGGATGATCAGGTTATTGTACTGAATGACGTGCGTGGCGATACTGCACTGGTAGTGCAGTCTGCGCAGGACTTCAGACCGTTTTTGCACCCGATCCTGACCCCGGATGGGGCGACCTCAGTGACACAATTCAGTCCCGACCATCATCGCCATCAGACTGGCCTGTACTGGGGCTTCACACGGCTGAATGGTCGGGATTACTTCCACCACCCAGAGGGAGATTATTGGCAAAGAGATACTGTGATAGTAACCAGAGCCGCCGGAGACACGATTGGCTGGGCTACCGTCTATGATCTACTTGATGAGAACGGCAATCCTGTTCTCCAAGAAACCCAGAACTGGACTATGTACGAGACAGACAGTACCGTTGTACTGGATTTGACTTGGACGGGCAAGGCCATCAATGACGTTTTGGTCGGCAAATATGATTACAGCGGGCTGTTTCTACGGATGCCCTGGGCCCCGGGTATGGAAGGGCGTGCAGTGAATGCTGCACGACAGCGCAATCATTTTGCTGAGGGCCAGCGGGCCATGTGGATGGATGTCGGTCTTGCGCTGCCGGGACGCGAAGATATGGCCCATGTAGCCATATTTGATCATCCTGATAATGCGGATTTCCCACAACCCTGGCGTGTGGATGGTCAACTGGGAGTAGGGCCCGTTCGTGCCAGACTTGGCAACTGGACCATTGAAGCCGGTAATACGGAAACCATCCGGCACCGTTTACTCGTGTATACGGGAGAAATGAGTGACATTACGATGCGGGCAAAATGGGAGGACTATGCCGATCGCTCCGGTGCAATGTATTCCACCGCGTCCCTCTGGGGATTGGCGCAGCAGGAAGCGCGCGAAGCAGAGTTCCTTACCCCAGTGGCAGCAGCAGAGATGATGACTCTGAAAGAGGGCTACGAGGTTAACGCGTGGGCCGGTGAACCACTACTCACGCAGCCCATGGCCTTTGCGTGGGATGATAAGGGAAGGTTGTGGATAGCAGAGAATCGGGACTACGAATCACGTCAGACAGGATTCTCTGGGTCTGGGGATAGCCGCATCGTAATTCTGGAAGATACCGATCGCGATGGCACTGCAGATGTTCGAAAAGTTTTTATGGAAGGGATCGCTTTCCCGAGTGCACTGGCTGTGGGCTTTGGTGGGGTCTTTCTTGGCGCCCCGCCCCACCTGCTCTTTATCCCCGATCTCAATGGTGATGATCGTGCCGACGTCAATGACATTGAGATCCGCCTTACCGGCTGGGGAATTCGGGACAGGCACGAAACAATTAACAGTTTTCACTGGGGGCCAGATGGATGGCTCTATGGTCTTGAGGGATTTGCCACCTCATCGGTTATAAGAAAACCAGGGCCAGAAGCACAGCTCTACGGACATAAAGATGCCTTCCCGGAAGACCTACTGGAAGCCGACGGTGTGGAAATCAATGGTGGCGTATGGCGCTATCATCCAATAAAAGACAAGTTTGAAACAGTGGCACATGGCTTCAGTAACCCTTGGGGAATTGATTACGACGCACATGGTGAACTCTTTATAAGCGCCTGTGTGATCCCGCATGTTTTCCATGTGACCCCAGGCGGGATCTACATGCGGCAGGGTGGCACTCACTTAAACCCCCATATTTACGAAGATATTGCTCCTATAGTAGACCACCGACACCGTTCGGCGCATGGGGGCGCCCGCATTTATCAATCTGATGCATTTGCTCCGGAAGAAACGGGGCGCCTGTTCATGGCCAATATTCATGAGCACGCAGTCCTGAGTGATGTACTACATCCAAGTCGTAGTGGGTTCATAGCCAGTCACGGAGATGAGTTTATGATGGCACATAATGCCCAATGGGTTGGCTTTAGTATGGAGATAGGCCCAGAGGGAGCACTATATGTTCTTGACTGGCACGACGCGGACATCTGTGGCGGGGACGTTTTGGACAAGGATACCGGGAGGATCTTTCGAATTACACCATCAGAGTCTCATGCCGTGGAATGGGATGGTCGTTATGGGGATCTGCGTCAGCTCAGTGACCTTGAGCTAGCGGAGCTTCAGGATAGTCGAAGTGACTGGCATGCTCGACGCGCCCGTGTAATATTGCAGTACCGTGCGAGTGTGCGTGTGCTGGACGCCTCAGCCCTGACACATCTGAACACACTTTATGAAACTGGTGCCACAACGCCACTCAGACTGCGTGCGCTGTGGTCGCTGTACATAACAGGCAATTTCTCGCTTGAATCTCTTTCGGATGCACTGCAGGACAGGGAACCCTACATAAGGGCCTGGGGCGTTCGATTGATCACGGAACAGGACGCAATAGATCCTGAAGTTCTGCTGACTCTTGAGGAACTTGCCGAAAGGGAGAACTCTCCAGTCGTGCGTAAATACCTCGCAGCTATGCTTCAGCGGATCCCCAATGAGGGGCGCTGGCCAATCATTGAGGCGTTGATGAACTACCCGGAGGACGGCGAAGATCCAAACATTCCAACCTTACTGTGGACAGGTTTTGAACCACTGGTGACGGAAGCACCTGAACGTGCACTTTTGCTTATTGAAGATGCGAATGACTATCCGAAAATGACAGAGTTTGTGGGGCGGCGACTGGTTGGAGCCGGACATATGTCTCCACTGCTAGCCGCACTTCACGCAAGCCGGAATGAGCATCTGTTGCGTGGAATGCTGGCGGGCCTGGAAGGTGCGGGAGATATAGAAGCACCCAAAGACTGGGACCGTACCTACCGGAGATTGCGACGCAAACGTGAAACCCGTGTACTGGCAACCACAGTTGCCCAGCTATTTGGTGATGCCGAGGCTGAACGCGCCCTTATGACTGAGGTGATGAATGCTTCTTTGTCTTCGGAGCGGCGGATTGCCGCGTTGACGGCACTTGCACCATCACAACCTGATGCACTCAGAGAAGCCCTGTTTGAATTGATTAATGACCCGAATATGCGAACTGCCTCAATCCAGGCAGTCGCAGCTTTCAATGACGAGGAGCTGGGGCAACTTGTGCTCTCAATGTACGTGGACGCAACCCCCTACGACAAAGAGGCCATCATTCAAACCATGGCATCGCGTCCAGTATACGGATGGATGCTGGTTGAGTCACTCCGTGATGGTTCAATCCAGCGGAATGATATTCCTGTCTGGATCGCTCGGCAAATGCGGCGTGTCGTGGGAAGTGGTTTTGTAGAAATCTGGGGACCGATTGACGAGATTCCAGGAGATAAAGCCGCGGCTTACGCCCGATATCACACTCTGGTAACGTCTGGAATGGCAGCGGATGCCGCCAATGGACAGACTGTATTTGCGCAGGCCTGCGGGGCATGTCACCAAATGAATGGTGTCGGCGGACTTATAGGCCCAGACCTAACGGGGTCCAATCGGACAGATGTAGACTACCTGCTCAGCAATCTCATTTACCCGGATGAGTTCATCCAAGACGATTACCGGATGGTGCTCGCAACGACCCGCGGCGGACGTACGTATGTAGGTACCATGGTAGGTGAAAGTGACCGCCAAGTTATACTCCGGCCCATAGGGCAGAAGGATGTCGTGCTGAACCGCACCGAAATACAATCATTGGAGGTTTCCGAGGAATCATTAATGCCGGAAGAATTGCTCTCTGTGCTGTCCGACAAGGAAATTCAGGACCTGTTCGCGTATTTGCGAACCGCTGAGGCGTCAGCTCAATAG
- a CDS encoding glycosyl hydrolase produces MIETKELIPLEAFKKPLERMWEASEKKLWAIEKAADETETHHALVYTQNGHYTSQSWTDWTRGFRIGSMLLQAEATDSKELLNYAREATIQQILPQTTNFGVHDHGFTVTSTFGTLLRQMDEGMIPHNEWERRYYVHALITSGIVQAHRWTDIGENLGFIHSFNGPHSLFADTIRSLRALVIAHLLGGVLRGEEDEMFELLDRAVAHIRTTSRYIVSSAFQDRDGYAEAGRVAHEAIFNVRTGSYRCPSTQQGYSPFTTWTRGLAWIILGYAELLEFFQLLTERYKTKYGDIEHEMHNVLTWTSDYYIQNSPTCGVPYWDTGAPGLKNLGDWSRQDADPFNEWEPVDSSAAAITAQGLLRFGKILGPQSGRKYLMAGRKIASTLLDEPYLSTDPNHQGLLLHSVYHWPRRWDYVPEGSSVANGESVMWGDYHLRELALYLGRLSGSEEYYAFTNFDWDLPDE; encoded by the coding sequence ATGATTGAGACAAAAGAGCTGATTCCCCTGGAGGCCTTCAAAAAGCCTTTGGAACGGATGTGGGAAGCATCTGAAAAGAAGCTGTGGGCAATTGAGAAGGCAGCAGATGAAACGGAAACCCATCATGCGCTGGTCTATACCCAGAACGGGCACTATACCTCTCAGAGTTGGACAGACTGGACTCGCGGCTTCCGAATAGGATCCATGCTTCTGCAGGCTGAAGCGACTGACTCGAAGGAATTATTGAATTATGCACGTGAGGCGACCATTCAGCAAATCCTGCCCCAGACCACAAACTTTGGTGTTCACGATCATGGATTTACGGTCACCAGTACGTTTGGCACACTCCTTCGTCAGATGGATGAAGGCATGATCCCGCACAATGAGTGGGAGCGTAGATACTATGTTCACGCGCTAATCACCAGTGGGATTGTTCAGGCACATCGCTGGACGGATATCGGCGAAAACCTTGGATTCATCCATTCTTTCAACGGCCCGCATTCTCTTTTTGCGGACACCATTCGTTCCCTCCGCGCATTGGTGATTGCCCATCTGTTGGGAGGTGTCTTGCGGGGAGAAGAAGATGAAATGTTTGAGTTACTGGATCGGGCAGTTGCCCACATACGCACAACCTCCCGTTACATTGTTTCTTCGGCCTTTCAGGACCGTGATGGATACGCGGAGGCGGGGCGGGTCGCTCACGAAGCGATTTTCAATGTGCGCACTGGGTCCTACAGGTGTCCAAGCACCCAACAGGGATATTCACCGTTCACCACCTGGACCAGGGGGTTGGCATGGATTATTCTGGGGTATGCTGAGTTGTTGGAATTTTTTCAATTGCTTACCGAACGCTACAAGACAAAGTACGGGGACATTGAACATGAAATGCACAACGTACTCACATGGACTTCTGACTACTACATTCAAAACTCACCGACCTGTGGAGTCCCCTATTGGGATACAGGCGCGCCGGGTCTGAAAAATCTGGGAGACTGGTCCCGGCAGGACGCAGATCCATTCAATGAATGGGAACCGGTAGACAGTTCTGCGGCTGCAATCACTGCGCAGGGTCTTTTGCGCTTCGGAAAAATTCTGGGTCCACAATCGGGCAGGAAGTATTTGATGGCCGGGCGCAAGATTGCGTCTACGCTGCTGGATGAACCTTATCTGAGCACAGACCCAAATCATCAGGGTCTGCTTCTGCATAGTGTGTACCATTGGCCCCGGCGATGGGATTATGTGCCGGAGGGTTCGTCCGTTGCGAATGGGGAAAGTGTAATGTGGGGGGATTATCACCTACGGGAACTGGCACTTTATCTGGGTAGACTCTCAGGGTCGGAAGAGTATTACGCCTTTACGAATTTTGACTGGGATTTGCCAGATGAATAG
- a CDS encoding metallophosphoesterase, whose protein sequence is MRVAHISDLHFGRLSSAHIQEDLITSIRTAGCDAVIITGDLTQRARRSEFRAARAFLSALPKPLLVIPGNHDAHAWWHHPELRVFNPFLRYKKWISEDLEKNISREGLAVLGLNTAHGLTVKGGRCTTQQIERVYDYFLRQPPDAFKVLAVHHPLLVFHPSKELDVARKGAELLQAAVECGVDVVCAGHWHLPHIEFCNTTPGRILVSVAGTATSDRGRFSHDGVNSWILLEKTSQGIETQYYIYAQETRTFNLTEHTRYLPDGQDETIV, encoded by the coding sequence ATGCGGGTTGCACATATTAGCGACCTACACTTTGGGCGGCTTTCTTCTGCGCATATACAGGAAGACCTGATTACTAGCATTCGTACGGCAGGATGCGATGCGGTTATCATTACGGGTGATCTGACTCAGCGGGCAAGGAGGTCCGAATTCAGGGCGGCGCGAGCATTTCTTAGTGCACTCCCGAAGCCGCTGCTTGTTATTCCAGGAAATCATGATGCTCATGCCTGGTGGCATCACCCGGAGCTCCGGGTATTCAATCCGTTCCTGCGCTATAAAAAGTGGATCTCAGAAGATCTTGAGAAGAATATCTCTCGTGAAGGTCTGGCCGTACTGGGACTAAATACTGCACACGGCCTCACGGTCAAGGGAGGGCGCTGCACGACGCAGCAGATCGAGAGGGTCTACGATTATTTCCTTCGACAGCCTCCTGATGCGTTTAAGGTTCTCGCAGTTCATCATCCGTTGCTGGTTTTTCATCCATCCAAAGAGCTGGATGTGGCCCGCAAAGGAGCGGAGCTCTTACAGGCAGCTGTCGAGTGTGGCGTGGATGTGGTTTGCGCCGGTCATTGGCACCTGCCTCATATAGAGTTTTGCAATACCACTCCAGGTCGAATACTGGTCTCTGTTGCTGGAACTGCTACCTCGGATCGCGGGCGTTTTTCGCACGATGGGGTCAATTCATGGATCCTCCTTGAGAAAACCTCTCAGGGGATTGAGACCCAGTATTATATTTATGCCCAGGAAACCCGCACGTTTAACCTGACTGAGCATACCCGCTATCTACCCGATGGACAGGACGAGACAATCGTATGA
- a CDS encoding 2-oxo acid dehydrogenase subunit E2, whose translation MPIAIEMPKMTDTMEEGVLVEWSVEEGDKIAAGDVIAQVETDKATMDVEAYDDGVLLKKVAKAGDALPIGGLIAILGDDGEDVSQLIAEHESNAAAPTPSAETAAETPPADKKKKKATAATSNGRTKASPLAKRMATDHGLPLANLVGSGPGGRVIKRDVEAEIARTPASVPASARILAADRGIESVRISQMRKAIARRLAESKYTSPHFYLTSDVDVAALITQRTMLNDYLAKSGGPKVSFNDFVTKACANALVQHPNVNVTYAPEDGVILKYNYVDIGVAVAIEDGLVTPVIRDVQQKSVAAIAQEIQALAVRARDKKLATDEMEGSTFTTSNLGMFGIESFTAIINPPNACILAIGGIRDTPVVENGSVVPGKRMKLTLSCDHRVVDGAVGAQFMATVKELLESPLSLLL comes from the coding sequence ATGCCGATTGCAATAGAAATGCCGAAAATGACGGACACCATGGAAGAAGGTGTCTTGGTGGAATGGTCCGTTGAGGAAGGAGACAAGATTGCCGCTGGGGATGTGATCGCACAGGTAGAGACGGACAAGGCCACCATGGATGTTGAAGCCTACGACGATGGCGTATTGCTCAAAAAAGTTGCCAAGGCGGGGGATGCATTGCCGATTGGAGGTCTGATCGCCATTCTCGGGGATGACGGAGAGGATGTATCACAGCTGATCGCAGAACATGAGTCCAATGCTGCTGCACCTACTCCATCTGCCGAAACTGCAGCCGAAACTCCTCCTGCGGATAAGAAGAAAAAAAAGGCAACTGCCGCAACCTCCAATGGGCGAACCAAAGCGTCGCCGCTGGCCAAGCGAATGGCGACTGATCATGGCCTTCCGTTGGCCAACCTAGTAGGATCCGGTCCTGGTGGACGCGTCATTAAGCGAGATGTGGAGGCAGAAATTGCTCGGACGCCCGCTTCTGTTCCCGCATCTGCACGTATTCTTGCAGCGGACCGTGGCATTGAAAGCGTACGCATTTCTCAGATGCGCAAGGCGATTGCCCGGCGACTGGCCGAAAGCAAGTACACTTCGCCTCACTTCTATCTAACTTCGGATGTAGATGTAGCTGCTCTGATCACTCAGCGTACTATGCTGAATGATTATCTGGCAAAATCAGGTGGTCCCAAAGTTTCGTTCAACGATTTTGTAACTAAGGCTTGTGCCAATGCCTTGGTGCAGCATCCAAATGTGAACGTCACGTATGCTCCCGAAGATGGTGTGATTCTCAAGTACAACTATGTAGACATCGGGGTCGCTGTCGCGATTGAGGATGGATTGGTCACGCCGGTGATTCGTGATGTCCAACAGAAAAGTGTCGCGGCCATTGCCCAGGAAATTCAAGCGTTGGCCGTGCGGGCACGAGATAAAAAGCTGGCCACGGATGAGATGGAGGGGTCTACCTTTACCACCAGTAACCTGGGCATGTTTGGGATCGAGTCGTTCACCGCCATCATTAATCCTCCGAATGCCTGTATCCTTGCCATTGGTGGGATACGAGACACGCCTGTTGTGGAAAATGGTTCTGTCGTGCCAGGTAAGCGGATGAAGCTCACGCTTTCGTGTGATCACCGGGTAGTTGACGGGGCTGTAGGAGCTCAGTTTATGGCTACCGTGAAAGAACTGCTGGAATCGCCCCTTAGTCTGTTACTCTAG